A genomic region of Bacteroidota bacterium contains the following coding sequences:
- a CDS encoding response regulator transcription factor → MKIKVAIVDDGEEYRNHLEKIFKNHPDFRCVGTYRTAEDALIDIPQKIPDVALMDIHLPGIDGVECVKRLKEAMPQTQFMMLTIFENDTYIFNALVAGATGYLLKRSSKEEIFTAIKELYNGGAPMSAQIARKVLSFFSQFKTKFSETDVDEQLSKREEEVLSYLTKGYQYKEIAKVLFISYETIRTHIKHIYKKLHVRSKSEAIIKSFGYKKISASSQKKVVCKKSSKLKQK, encoded by the coding sequence ATGAAAATCAAAGTAGCAATTGTTGATGATGGTGAAGAATATCGCAACCATCTCGAAAAAATTTTTAAAAACCATCCGGATTTTCGATGTGTAGGAACATATCGAACAGCCGAAGACGCATTAATTGATATCCCACAAAAAATTCCGGACGTTGCGTTAATGGATATTCATCTGCCTGGAATTGACGGAGTTGAATGTGTGAAAAGGTTGAAAGAAGCAATGCCACAAACCCAGTTCATGATGCTTACAATCTTTGAGAACGACACCTATATATTTAATGCTTTGGTTGCTGGTGCAACTGGATATTTACTCAAGCGTTCTTCAAAAGAAGAAATTTTTACAGCGATTAAAGAGCTGTATAACGGAGGGGCTCCTATGTCTGCTCAAATCGCGCGCAAAGTGTTATCTTTCTTCAGCCAATTCAAAACAAAATTTTCTGAAACCGATGTTGATGAACAACTTTCGAAACGAGAAGAAGAAGTTCTCTCCTATCTTACAAAGGGTTATCAGTATAAAGAAATTGCCAAGGTACTATTTATTAGCTATGAAACCATCCGAACGCACATTAAACACATATACAAGAAACTTCATGTCAGGTCTAAGAGCGAAGCAATAATTAAGTCATTCGGCTACAAAAAAATATCAGCTTCATCTCAAAAAAAAGTAGTCTGTAAAAAATCCTCAAAATTGAAACAGAAATAA
- a CDS encoding SBBP repeat-containing protein — MTKNKLTLIIILLVITLGKINAQVTLEWVARYNSQSNGGDRAIAMAIDSIGNVYVTGTDADSPPGFVTIKVNSSGRILWARRYSGGQAFIAVPQAISVDLNGNVYVGAEDVTYIIVSYDSIGNERWVRRHSGTGGGFSVLHDVELYRDTGSVITTVQGLVATGYLKNIGTNWDVGTLKYNANGDVVWVRNYDPNNSEDEGGIAMDKNDQTNITITGFSGYRDFLTLSYDINGNLRWAQTWNGPGNNWDQANDVAVDQNGNTYVTGAAYFDTIKQDFCTMRYDYDGNLKWVRSFNLTQYNTSYGEFIKVDPFGNVVVAGGVQGDANSLDYCTIKYNSLGNQLWVRLYNGGLYDRVEGLAVDRYGSVYVTGTANETYNLYKIYTIKYDKDGNQLWLEKYPYYDTISSPAAIIVDNNLYVYITGQIATPEYSNDIIVLKYSQITSVEQTKDGVPEEFKLYQNYPNPFNPKTDIRFRIPDFGFVILKIYDLFGREVATVVNEKKEPGEHQVEWNAEGIASGVYFYRMTVYNGMLGTKAVTRKMVVIN, encoded by the coding sequence GTGACAAAAAACAAATTGACTTTAATAATTATTTTATTAGTAATAACACTTGGAAAAATTAATGCACAAGTAACACTTGAATGGGTAGCCCGCTATAACAGTCAGAGCAACGGCGGTGATCGTGCCATAGCGATGGCGATTGACTCGATTGGGAATGTTTATGTAACGGGGACTGATGCAGACTCTCCGCCGGGATTTGTAACGATAAAAGTAAACTCAAGCGGACGGATTCTGTGGGCGAGGAGATATTCAGGGGGACAAGCATTTATAGCAGTTCCCCAAGCAATTTCAGTAGACTTGAACGGGAATGTGTATGTTGGTGCTGAAGATGTTACATACATCATAGTGAGTTATGACAGCATTGGTAATGAGCGCTGGGTACGAAGACATTCGGGAACTGGAGGAGGTTTCAGTGTATTACATGATGTTGAACTCTATCGCGACACCGGAAGTGTGATTACCACAGTCCAGGGGCTTGTTGCCACTGGATATTTAAAAAATATCGGTACAAATTGGGACGTTGGAACTTTAAAATATAACGCCAATGGAGATGTTGTATGGGTAAGAAATTATGATCCGAATAACTCTGAGGATGAGGGTGGAATTGCGATGGATAAAAATGACCAAACCAATATTACAATAACGGGATTTTCAGGATACCGAGACTTTCTCACATTAAGTTACGACATAAACGGTAACCTGCGCTGGGCACAGACGTGGAATGGACCCGGCAACAATTGGGACCAAGCAAATGATGTTGCCGTCGATCAAAACGGAAATACGTATGTTACAGGAGCTGCGTATTTTGATACAATCAAACAAGATTTTTGCACGATGAGATATGATTACGACGGGAACTTGAAATGGGTAAGGAGTTTCAACCTAACACAATACAATACAAGTTACGGGGAATTTATTAAAGTAGATCCATTTGGGAATGTTGTTGTTGCCGGAGGGGTGCAGGGAGATGCAAACTCACTTGATTACTGCACAATTAAGTATAATTCTCTTGGCAACCAATTATGGGTTCGGCTATATAATGGCGGACTCTATGATCGTGTTGAGGGATTAGCAGTTGACAGATATGGTTCTGTGTATGTAACTGGTACAGCAAATGAGACTTATAATTTATATAAAATTTACACTATCAAATACGACAAAGACGGAAATCAATTATGGCTTGAGAAATATCCATATTATGATACAATATCAAGTCCTGCAGCAATTATTGTTGATAATAACTTATATGTTTATATTACAGGGCAGATAGCTACACCCGAATATAGTAATGACATTATCGTTCTAAAATATTCTCAGATAACAAGTGTAGAGCAAACGAAAGATGGAGTTCCCGAAGAATTTAAGTTATATCAAAATTATCCGAACCCGTTCAATCCGAAAACGGATATCAGATTTCGGATTCCAGATTTCGGATTTGTTATTTTGAAGATATACGATCTATTTGGAAGAGAAGTCGCTACCGTGGTTAATGAGAAGAAAGAACCGGGCGAACATCAAGTGGAATGGAACGCGGAAGGAATAGCAAGTGGTGTGTATTTTTATCGGATGACGGTGTACAATGGGATGTTGGGAACAAAGGCGGTTACGAGGAAAATGGTAGTCATCAATTAA
- a CDS encoding SBBP repeat-containing protein, protein MIIDKRKKMKAGKILLLLLMLISLVDEMNSQVQLEWVARYNGPSNFSEYVSAMTIDSMGNIYVTGEDNEQPYGFVTVKFNSSGQFVWARRYSGGLAIKATPKSIAVDLQGNVYVGASDVDYIVVKYDVDGVEQWVKKYRGSGTGMNEIVDLVIDYTENVNVLVTGSSDNIISTRDIGTLKYSTNGDTLWTRNFSRLNNTLEWATAMDIDNFNALSIAGDTKLSMQSKDFLTLSYDYYGNLRWAQTFDGPASRWDEASDIASDKNGNVYVTGYATMDSLNAINIATIKYNSSGNEQWVRFYEGTFPYYYSEGRFIKIDPYYNIVTAGWQAGYNYDFCTIKYDSLGNQLWVKGYNGAANAEDFLEGLAVDKYGDIYVTGSAKDEINRPKITTIKYDKGGNQVWLQKYPDSDSISYPKGIIVDKDLNVYVAGISFNPSDIIVLKYSQPTSVVPILSEVPDGFQLYQNYPNPFNSKTNIKYQITNSSFLRIKVYDVFGREVATLVNEKKEPGEYQVEWDAEGLASGLYYYRIISGRYIETKKALLIK, encoded by the coding sequence ATGATAATAGATAAAAGGAAGAAGATGAAAGCAGGAAAAATATTATTACTATTGCTCATGTTAATATCGTTAGTTGATGAGATGAATTCCCAAGTTCAACTCGAGTGGGTAGCACGTTATAATGGACCGAGTAATTTTTCGGAGTATGTAAGTGCGATGACAATTGACTCGATGGGGAATATTTATGTAACAGGAGAAGACAACGAGCAACCATACGGATTTGTGACTGTAAAGTTCAACTCAAGTGGGCAGTTTGTTTGGGCAAGGAGATACTCAGGTGGGTTGGCAATAAAAGCAACACCGAAATCAATCGCAGTTGACTTGCAAGGCAATGTGTATGTTGGTGCAAGCGATGTGGATTACATCGTAGTAAAATATGATGTGGATGGAGTAGAACAGTGGGTGAAAAAGTATAGAGGAAGTGGAACGGGAATGAACGAAATAGTAGATTTGGTTATCGATTACACCGAAAATGTTAACGTATTAGTTACTGGTTCTTCAGACAATATCATTTCAACGAGGGATATTGGAACTTTAAAATACAGCACAAATGGTGATACATTATGGACAAGAAATTTCAGCAGATTAAATAACACACTTGAGTGGGCTACTGCAATGGATATTGATAATTTTAATGCACTGAGTATAGCTGGTGATACAAAACTTAGCATGCAGTCTAAAGATTTTCTCACCTTAAGCTACGATTATTATGGTAATCTACGCTGGGCACAGACATTTGATGGACCTGCAAGTCGTTGGGATGAAGCATCTGATATTGCATCTGATAAAAATGGTAATGTGTATGTAACAGGATATGCGACAATGGACAGCTTAAATGCTATAAACATTGCTACTATCAAGTATAACAGCAGTGGTAATGAACAATGGGTTAGATTTTATGAAGGTACCTTCCCATATTACTATTCGGAAGGCAGATTTATCAAGATTGATCCATATTATAATATTGTCACTGCGGGTTGGCAAGCTGGTTATAATTATGATTTTTGTACAATTAAATACGATTCACTTGGTAATCAATTATGGGTAAAAGGATACAACGGCGCAGCAAATGCAGAAGATTTTCTTGAAGGTTTAGCAGTTGATAAATATGGAGATATATATGTAACCGGCAGCGCTAAAGATGAAATAAATCGTCCCAAAATAACAACAATCAAATACGACAAGGGCGGAAATCAGGTATGGCTTCAGAAATATCCCGACAGCGATAGCATTTCATACCCTAAAGGAATAATTGTGGATAAAGATTTAAATGTTTATGTTGCAGGTATATCATTTAATCCGAGTGATATTATTGTGTTAAAATATTCACAGCCGACGAGTGTAGTGCCTATATTGAGCGAAGTTCCTGATGGATTTCAGTTGTATCAGAATTATCCAAATCCTTTTAATTCAAAAACAAATATCAAATATCAAATTACAAATTCATCGTTTTTGAGAATTAAAGTATATGATGTATTTGGAAGGGAAGTAGCGACATTGGTAAATGAGAAGAAAGAACCTGGTGAATATCAGGTTGAATGGGACGCTGAAGGACTTGCTAGTGGCCTGTATTATTATCGAATTATTTCCGGAAGATATATCGAAACCAAGAAAGCGCTATTAATAAAATAA